The segment GGTCCAGGACGGCCAGCTTGATATCTTGACGTAAGAAGGATCAGATCATGCTTACCAATCCCAGCCTTATAGATACCATCGGCGCGACGACAACGAATGCCAGCAACACATCGCTGTCCCAGCTTGGGGATGACTATAACAAGTTTCTGACCTTGCTGACTGCGCAGATTTCCAACCAAGATCCCCTCGCCCCGGTCGACAGCACACAGTTCGTTGCACAGCTGGCACAGCTGTCGCAGGTCGAGCAGGCCGTGCAGACCAATTCGCAGTTGGAAACACTGAACACACAGGTGTCCGCCCTGATGAACATGGGTGGTACCGATCTGCTGGGTCGAGAGGTTTCGATTACGTCAAACGTCATGGATCTGGAAAACGGCAGCGTCGACTCAACCTATGTGTTGGGCGCGGGTGCGGTTGATGTCTCTGCCCGTATCACCGATCCGCTGGGCCGCGTTGTGCGCACGCTTGAAGGACTGTCTACGACCGCGGGCCAGCAGATTCCGCTCGACTGGGACGGCACGGATGACGATGGCACTCCGATGCTTGAAGGGGCCTATACGGTTGAGATTGTGGCCCTTGATACAGCCGGTGCAAAGGTGGCCAACGTCGTGTCACGCAGCGCCACCGTAGAGGATGTCCGGTTCAACGCAGGTGAAATTTTCTTTGGTCTGAGCGGGGGCGAAGTTGTCTCTTCCATCACGATACAGGCTGCGAGCTAAGCGCTACCCCTCAGCGCTTAGGTTGGAAATTAGCGTGTTGATCCGCGCAGTACGCACTGTCGGAAAATTCACATATAGTTTACGCACCAGCATTTCCGCCAGCGCAACCTTATTGCCCTCGCCGGTGATCACATCGTGAAACGAAATATCGGAGCCCGCAAGATCAGCGATCGCCACGACGGTCGCATCCCGTAGACGCGCACGACCGACCGCACCGTTAATCTCCTGAAACGCAGTTGCGCCCATTACATAGACATCCAAATCGAATTTGAGGTTCAAGGTCTGAATGCCGCGCGGCAGTTGAACGGTGAATCCGCCCAGCGGCATCTTGTACAACAGCGCGCTGTCCGCATCCTTCTTTGCCCCCGTGGACGCAGGAGCTTGCGTCACCCGCACGAAACGCTCACCGAAATAGCCCAGGGCCCCTGCCCCCGCGACCATCGCCAACATGATCAGGATTTT is part of the Sulfitobacter geojensis genome and harbors:
- a CDS encoding flagellar hook assembly protein FlgD, yielding MLTNPSLIDTIGATTTNASNTSLSQLGDDYNKFLTLLTAQISNQDPLAPVDSTQFVAQLAQLSQVEQAVQTNSQLETLNTQVSALMNMGGTDLLGREVSITSNVMDLENGSVDSTYVLGAGAVDVSARITDPLGRVVRTLEGLSTTAGQQIPLDWDGTDDDGTPMLEGAYTVEIVALDTAGAKVANVVSRSATVEDVRFNAGEIFFGLSGGEVVSSITIQAAS